One window from the genome of Synechococcus sp. PROS-7-1 encodes:
- a CDS encoding SGNH/GDSL hydrolase family protein, with protein sequence MPATIQDPRTVLCFGDSNTWGFNPDGSGRFPQSTRWPNQLEHALNRTRPALPWRTAEEGLNSRTWLHDDPIGAANYGGDYSCNGRADLMTALHSHKPIDVVILALGCNDCKGYLNLSAAQIAAGARILIHDTRRALNCGPRLQEHTAPQIILMTPPAVLITSQSLAWGFEGAALKSKDVAEHYHRLAAELDVTCFDVQPVANPSSLDGVHFDAQAQALIAAGLAACIRQTLGQRPNPDN encoded by the coding sequence ATGCCAGCGACCATCCAGGACCCCCGAACCGTCCTCTGCTTTGGCGACTCCAACACCTGGGGATTCAACCCGGATGGCAGCGGGCGCTTTCCGCAGTCAACGCGATGGCCGAATCAGCTGGAGCATGCTCTGAACCGAACCAGGCCTGCACTCCCCTGGCGAACCGCGGAGGAAGGACTCAATTCCCGCACCTGGCTGCACGACGATCCCATCGGAGCCGCGAACTACGGCGGCGACTACAGCTGCAACGGACGGGCCGACTTAATGACGGCTCTGCACAGCCACAAACCAATCGATGTGGTGATCCTTGCCCTGGGGTGCAACGACTGCAAGGGCTATCTCAATCTCTCCGCCGCTCAGATCGCGGCAGGTGCTCGCATCCTGATTCACGACACCCGCCGGGCCCTGAACTGCGGTCCCCGCCTTCAAGAACACACCGCACCGCAGATCATCCTGATGACGCCACCGGCTGTGCTGATCACCAGCCAGTCGTTGGCCTGGGGATTCGAGGGGGCCGCGCTGAAATCCAAGGACGTGGCCGAGCACTACCACCGACTGGCCGCTGAACTTGACGTGACCTGTTTCGACGTGCAGCCCGTGGCCAATCCCTCGTCCCTGGATGGTGTTCACTTCGATGCCCAGGCTCAGGCGCTGATTGCTGCCGGGCTTGCTGCATGCATCCGCCAGACCCTGGGGCAACGCCCAAACCCAGACAATTAG
- a CDS encoding 23S rRNA (pseudouridine(1915)-N(3))-methyltransferase RlmH, translating into MNISRCRIIAVGKVRKAWVQEGVELYLKRLPGLTVVELKDSSREKEAEAIRAALRSDELPVMLMEQGDTLASVPFATRLDQFGNERLAFVIGGADGLTDELKAAARWQLSLSPMTFPHELARLLLLEQLFRAQAILQGSPYHRA; encoded by the coding sequence ATGAACATCTCCCGCTGCCGGATCATTGCTGTTGGCAAGGTACGCAAGGCTTGGGTACAGGAAGGGGTGGAGCTCTACCTCAAACGACTCCCTGGGCTCACCGTGGTGGAACTCAAGGACAGCAGCAGAGAGAAGGAGGCGGAGGCGATCCGTGCCGCTCTGCGATCCGATGAACTCCCGGTGATGCTGATGGAGCAGGGTGACACCCTCGCCTCGGTGCCCTTCGCCACGCGACTCGACCAGTTCGGCAATGAACGCCTGGCTTTTGTGATCGGCGGCGCCGATGGACTCACCGATGAACTCAAAGCTGCCGCCCGCTGGCAACTGAGCCTCTCACCGATGACCTTCCCCCATGAACTGGCCCGGCTGCTGCTGCTCGAACAGCTGTTCCGGGCTCAGGCCATTCTTCAAGGCAGCCCGTACCACCGGGCATGA